Proteins from a single region of Salipiger sp. H15:
- the gmk gene encoding guanylate kinase: MNGRRGLLIILSSPSGAGKSTLAKRLRAWDPSIIFSVSATTRDARPGEVDGEDYHFMTESEFKKAVSHGDMLEHAHVFGNFYGSPKGPVRDAIIDGQDVLFDIDWQGAQQITNSELGLHTLSIFLLPPSIAELKRRLEARGQDGAEVIARRMQKSWDEISHWGSYDFVLVNEDLDQTEAQLKSIITATRLRRTQQPGLLTHVRALQAEFEEGDA, translated from the coding sequence ATGAACGGACGGCGCGGCCTCCTGATCATCCTTTCCTCGCCCTCGGGCGCAGGCAAATCGACCCTGGCCAAGCGGCTGCGTGCCTGGGACCCCTCGATCATCTTCTCGGTCTCGGCGACGACCCGCGACGCGCGCCCGGGCGAGGTGGACGGCGAGGACTACCACTTCATGACCGAGAGCGAGTTCAAGAAGGCGGTGTCGCATGGCGACATGCTCGAGCACGCGCATGTCTTCGGCAATTTCTACGGCTCGCCCAAGGGGCCGGTGCGCGACGCGATCATCGACGGGCAGGACGTGCTCTTCGACATCGACTGGCAGGGCGCGCAGCAGATCACCAATTCCGAGCTGGGCCTGCACACGCTGTCGATCTTCCTTCTGCCGCCCTCGATCGCCGAGCTGAAGCGCCGGCTCGAGGCGCGCGGCCAGGACGGGGCCGAGGTCATCGCCCGCCGCATGCAGAAGAGCTGGGACGAGATCTCGCACTGGGGCTCGTATGACTTCGTGCTGGTGAACGAGGATCTCGACCAGACCGAGGCGCAGCTGAAGAGCATCATCACCGCAACGCGCCTGCGCCGCACCCAGCAGCCCGGGCTGCTGACCCATGTGCGCGCGCTGCAGGCGGAATTCGAGGAGGGAGACGCATGA
- a CDS encoding YicC/YloC family endoribonuclease codes for MRQSMTGFASRSGETAGLRWGWELRGVNGKGLELRLRLPDWIEGLEPLVRGEVQKALARGNVQVSLRVQGGGEEVAAELDEAVLARILAAMARIEGAAAGQGLVLAQSSAAQIVALRGVLSANATPAEIPPLRAELMAAFSEALAEFCEMRRNEGTALAEILAAQLAEIEALVAQAGEAVEARRDEQADRLRTQIARVMDQSHGVDETRLAQELALIAVKSDVTEELDRLTAHIGAARELLGGEGAVGRRLDFLMQEFNREANTLCSKSGSAALTQIGLTLKTVIDQMREQVQNVE; via the coding sequence ATGCGGCAATCTATGACCGGATTCGCGTCGCGCAGCGGTGAGACGGCAGGGCTTCGCTGGGGCTGGGAACTGCGCGGGGTCAATGGCAAGGGGCTCGAATTGCGGCTCCGTCTTCCGGACTGGATCGAGGGACTCGAGCCGCTGGTGCGCGGCGAGGTGCAGAAGGCGCTGGCGCGCGGCAACGTGCAGGTCTCGCTCCGCGTGCAGGGCGGCGGCGAGGAGGTCGCGGCCGAGCTCGACGAGGCGGTGCTTGCGCGCATCCTGGCGGCCATGGCACGGATCGAGGGCGCGGCGGCCGGGCAGGGGCTGGTGCTGGCCCAGTCGAGCGCGGCGCAGATCGTCGCCCTGCGCGGGGTGCTCAGCGCCAATGCCACGCCCGCCGAGATCCCGCCGTTGCGGGCCGAGCTGATGGCGGCCTTCTCCGAGGCGCTGGCCGAGTTCTGCGAGATGCGGCGCAACGAGGGGACGGCGCTGGCCGAGATCCTCGCGGCGCAGCTGGCCGAGATCGAGGCGCTGGTGGCGCAGGCGGGCGAGGCGGTCGAGGCGCGCAGGGACGAGCAGGCCGACCGGCTGCGCACCCAGATCGCGCGGGTCATGGACCAGTCCCACGGCGTGGACGAGACGCGCCTTGCCCAGGAACTCGCGCTGATCGCGGTGAAGTCGGACGTGACCGAGGAACTCGACCGGCTGACCGCCCATATCGGCGCCGCGCGCGAGCTGCTCGGCGGCGAGGGCGCGGTGGGCCGCCGGCTGGACTTCCTGATGCAGGAATTCAACCGCGAGGCGAACACGCTCTGCTCGAAATCGGGCTCCGCCGCCTTGACGCAGATCGGCCTGACCCTCAAGACGGTCATCGACCAGATGCGCGAGCAAGTGCAGAACGTGGAGTAA